In Monodelphis domestica isolate mMonDom1 chromosome 4, mMonDom1.pri, whole genome shotgun sequence, one DNA window encodes the following:
- the LOC130458984 gene encoding olfactory receptor 2AT4-like: protein MDAWTCNNSDGSPISFYLMGIPSLSKSLFLPIFFIFLILYLIVIAGNFLILVAVMSDSNLHKPMYFFLTNLSVLDILFTTTTIPKMLSLYLLGDRILSFPACFLQMYFFHSFSCSEAFMLVVMAYDRYEAICHPLHYTVRMTPQVNAGLAASAWLAALLLPIPAVVQSSQMAFGTLVQVLHCFCDHLAVVQASCSDPTFQTFLGFCCAMAVSFTPLLLVVLSYARILISILKISSKEGRAKAFSTCTSHLLVVGTYYTSIIVSYVVYRANLPVDFHIMGNVVHSIFTPIVNPLIYTLRNKDVKAAITKFMSLWSRGYP, encoded by the coding sequence ATGGATGCATGGACCTGTAACAACTCAGATGGTTCCCCCATCTCCTTTTatctgatgggcatcccctccctCTCAaagtctctcttcctccctatctttttcatcttccttATCCTCTATCTCATTGTCATCGCTGGTAACTTCCTGATCCTAGTGGCTGTGATGAGTGACTCCAACCTTCACAAGCCCATGTACTTCTTCCTGACCAACCTCTCAGTCTTGGATATCCTCTTTACTACAACCACCATCCCCAAGATGCTCTCCCTCTATTTGTTAGGTGACCGAATCCTCTCCTTTCCAGCTTGCTTCCTACAAATGTACTTCTTCCATAGCTTTTCTTGCTCTGAGGCCTTTATGCTGGTGGTCATGGCCTATGACCGCTATGAAGCTATCTGTCACCCATTGCACTATACAGTCCGCATGACCCCACAGGTCAATGCTGGGCTGGCAGCAAGTGCCTGGTTAGCTGCCCTCCTGCTGCCCATCCCAGCTGTGGTCCAATCATCCCAGATGGCCTTTGGTACGCTAGTCCAGGTCTTGCACTGTTTCTGTGACCATCTGGCAGTGGTTCAGGCCTCTTGCTCAGACCCCACTTTCCAGACATTCCTGGGTTTCTGCTGTGCCATGGCTGTCTCCTTCACACCCCTGCTACTGGTGGTCCTATCCTATGCTCGAATCCTTATCTCCATCCTGAAGATCAGCTCAAAGGAAGGTCGGGCAAAGGCCTTCTCCACATGCACATCTCATCTCCTTGTTGTTGGTACCTACTACACATCTATTATTGTGTCATATGTGGTCTACAGAGCAAACCTTCCTGTAGACTTCCACATAATGGGGAATGTGGTGCATTCCATTTTCACACCTATAGTGAACCCCCTCATCTATACCCTGAGGAACAAGGATGTCAAAGCAGCCATCACCAAATTCATGAGCCTTTGGAGCAGAGGTTACCCTTGA